A stretch of the Argentina anserina chromosome 6, drPotAnse1.1, whole genome shotgun sequence genome encodes the following:
- the LOC126801237 gene encoding alanine--glyoxylate aminotransferase 2 homolog 2, mitochondrial produces the protein MQGFVGRRLISGTRQLCNQLRPWQSCCFSQVAQREEANNGVHIPKLPPFDYSPPPYTGPSAEEILAQRKEYLSPSMFYFYNKPLNIVDGKMQYLFDENGRRYLDGFGGIATVSCGHCHPDVVEAIVNQTKKIQHSTILYLNHAIGDFAQALASKLPANLKVVFFTNSGTEANELAMLIARLYTGCHDIISLRNAYHGNAGGTMGATAQANWKFNVIQSGVHHAMNPDPYRGVFGSDGEKYAKDVQDLIDFGTSGHVAAFISEAIQGVGGIVELAPGYLPAVYNSVKRAGGLFIADEVQSGFARTGSNFWGFEGHGVVPDIVTLAKGIGNGIPLGAVVTTPEVAEVLTRRNYFNTFGGNPVCTAAGLAVLKVIEKEGLQENALVVGSYLKERLNALKDKYELIGDVRGKGLMLGVELVTDRELKTPAKVETVHVMEKMKDLGVLIGKGGSYGNVFRITPPLCFTKEDADFLVDAMDYTMSKI, from the exons ATGCAGGGATTTGTAGGGAGAAGGTTAATCTCGGGAACGAGACAATTATGTAATCAGCTGCGACCATGGCAAAGCTGTTGTTTCTCGCAGGTGGCTCAGAGGGAGGAGGCCAACAATGGCGTCCATATTCCCAAACTGCCCCCCTTCGACTACTCTCCTCCGCCGTACACCGGCCCCTCCGCCGAGGAGATCTTGGCCCAGAGGAAAGAGTACCTCAGCCCCTCCATGTTCTACTTCTACAATAAACCC CTGAATATTGTCGACGGGAAGATGCAGTACCTGTTCGACGAGAATGGCCGGAGGTATTTGGACGGTTTCGGAGGGATTGCTACGGTGAGTTGCGGCCACTGCCACCCTGATGTGGTGGAGGCCATAGTGAACCAAACCAAGAAAATACAACATTCGACGATTCTTTACCTGAATCATGCAATCGGCGATTTCGCTCAGGCACTGGCTTCCAAGTTGCCCGCCAATCTCAAG GTAGTGTTCTTCACAAATTCAGGGACGGAAGCAAACGAGTTGGCGATGTTGATAGCGAGGTTGTACACGGGCTGCCATGACATAATTTCTTTGAGAAACGCATATCATGGCAACGCTGGTGGCACTATGGGCGCCACCGCCCAAGCCAATTGGAAGTTTAACGTTATTCAG AGTGGAGTTCATCATGCTATGAATCCAGACCCATACAGAGGCGTGTTTGGTTCAGATGGTGAGAAGTATGCCAAAGATGTCCAAGATCTCATCGACTTTGGAACCTCTGGCCATGTTGCTGCATTTATATCGGAAGCCATACAA GGAGTTGGCGGAATTGTAGAGTTGGCCCCGGGTTACTTGCCAGCTGTTTACAATAGTGTAAAGAGAGCAGGAGGCCTTTTCATCGCCGATGAGGTCCAGTCTGGTTTTGCTCGCACAGGAAGCAACTTCTGGGGTTTTGAAGGCCATGGTGTCGTGCCTGACATTGTGACATTGGCCAAG GGCATTGGAAATGGCATTCCCCTTGGTGCTGTGGTAACCACTCCTGAGGTTGCAGAGGTCTTGACTCGCCGCAATTACTTTAACACCTTTGGTGGCAATCCTGTATGCACAGCTGCAGGACTGGCTGTTCTGAAAGTGATCGAGAAAGAAGGACTTCAAGAAAATGCACTTGTTGTGGGCTCATACCTTAAAGAAAGACTCAATGCTCTCAAAGATAAATATGAAC TTATTGGGGATGTGAGGGGAAAAGGATTAATGCTAGGAGTTGAGCTCGTGACTGATCGTGAACTGAAGACACCAGCCAAGGTTGAAACTGTACATGTGATGGAAAAAATGAAAG ATTTGGGAGTCTTGATCGGCAAAGGGGGCTCCTATGGAAATGTATTCAGAATCACACCTCCCTTGTGCTTCACTAAGGAAGATGCAG ATTTTCTTGTGGATGCAATGGACTACACAATGTCTAAAATTTGA
- the LOC126799904 gene encoding PAN domain-containing protein At5g03700 — protein sequence MLLSYLFISLTLLLIPGHSKPEIHNGYNLTLAVPVEYTMGFIGRAYLMDDTIETIPSFRASLSVEAFNGKYSCSFQVFLGNVKVWNSGHYSKFYTSNVCVLELNNDGDLRLKGPNDRVGWRTGTSGQGVERLQLLRTGNLVLVDGLDRIKWQSFNFPTDVMLWGQRLSVASRLTSFPSNSSSYYSMEIEHGKIALYLNTGKKNYSYWEFKPSKNRNIAFIQLGLKGLEIYNDKGKKIAQINPPEETIQPLRFMALGNQTGNLRLYFYSPSLENFDASFQALNTTCDLPLACKPYGICTLSSACSCIQVLTAENETSTGSTTSCIEEIPSDGFCGRGKAEMLELENVTSVLRAGGDRKMVNVTKEECSKLCLEDCKCASALYINEECFLYIMVIGVKQVERTSGLSYMVKVPKGLSHGSHGKSNVKKWVLILVGVVDGVIILAVFVGLGYYLIRKRKRHSLPNGHNN from the exons ATGCTGCTCTCCTACTTGTTCATTTCCCTCACTCTTCTCCTCATTCCTGGCCACTCCAAGCCAGAGATTCATAATGGCTACAACCTCACTCTGGCAGTGCCTGTTGAATACACCATGGGATTCATTGGCAGAGCTTATCTCATGGATGATACCATTGAGACCATCCCCAGTTTCAGAGCTTCATTGAGTGTTGAAGCTTTCAATGGGAAGTACTCATGCTCCTTTCAAGTCTTTCTTGGAAATGTGAAGGTGTGGAATTCTGGCCATTACTCCAAGTTTTATACATCGAATGTATGCGTCCTTGAACTCAACAATGATGGAGATTTAAGGCTGAAGGGTCCAAATGACAGAGTGGGATGGAGAACTGGGACTTCTGGACAAGGTGTGGAG AGGCTACAGCTACTGAGGACAGGGAATCTAGTACTAGTTGATGGCTTGGATCGGATCAAATGGCAGAGTTTTAACTTTCCTACTGATGTGATGCTCTGGGGTCAAAGACTTAGCGTGGCGTCACGCTTGACTTCGTTTCCTAGCAATTCAAGTTCATACTACTCGATGGAAATTGAGCACGGCAAGATTGCTCTCTACTTGAATACTGGTAAGAAAAACTATTCGTATTGGGAATTTAAGCCTTCCAAGAACAGAAATATTGCTTTTATTCAATTGGGTCTAAAAGGATTGGAGATATACAATGATAAAGGTAAGAAAATCGCGCAGATTAATCCGCCTGAGGAAACAATTCAGCCCCTGCGGTTTATGGCTTTGGGGAACCAAACAGGGAATTTGAGGCTTTATTTTTACTCACCCAGCTTGGAAAATTTTGATGCTTCTTTTCAAGCACTCAACACAACTTGTGATCTTCCATTGGCCTGTAAGCCTTATGGCATTTGTACCTTATCAAGTGCTTGTTCATGCATTCAAGTTTTGACAGCAGAAAATGAGACTAGTACTGGTAGTACTACTAGTTGCATTGAAGAAATTCCATCAGATGGGTTTTGTGGAAGAGGTAAGGCCGAAATGCTTGAATTGGAGAATGTCACTAGTGTGTTAAGGGCCGGTGGGGATCGTAAGATGGTTAATGTGACCAAAGAAGAGTGTAGTAAATTGTGCTTGGAAGATTGCAAGTGTGCATCTGCATTGTATATCAATGAAGAATGCTTTCTATATATAATGGTGATTGGAGTTAAACAAGTTGAAAGGACGAGTGGGTTGAGTTACATGGTTAAGGTTCCAAAGGGCTTAAGTCATGGGAGTCATGGAAAGTCCAATGTGAAAAAATGGGTGTTGATCTTGGTAGGAGTTGTTGATGGGGTGATCATTCTTGCTGTCTTTGTAGGTCTTGGCTACTACTTgatcagaaaaagaaaaagacacTCTTTGCCTAATGGCCATAACAATTGA
- the LOC126799838 gene encoding uncharacterized protein LOC126799838, translating to MLYVGSVPILIYGYRMLMVGSIPVMLYGSSTGGVVEPILSSDVKQCCSLSDEVGSQVDLVLEDNKEDTCVISNSKSVISKLEHEGGSTMPDWESQLSEWSLPTEFGKKRKHHLRAQKRHFVPRNLKYAPVKRNSGLSKRLCHYEPFDICLSALQDSCNARMMEEEDMLEFANPERMVECTDPIVLRPGMVFLKNYVSLSEQVEIIRTCRELGLGPRGFYQPVFQQGAKLCLQMMCLGLNWDPETRKYEDIRPIDGTGPPTIPNEFSLLVERAMQEAHAHLKDKIGCSSVEKVLPSMTPNICITNFYTTSGRLGLHQDRDESKESLQKGLPVVSISIGDSADFLYGDQRDIKKAESVVLESGDVLIFGGLSRLIFHGVTSIIPNSAPNNLLEETRLRPGRLNLTFRQY from the exons ATGTTATATGTTGGAAGTGTTCCTATTCTGATTTACGGTTATCGGATGTTAATGGTTGGAAGTATTCCTGTTATGCTCTACGGTAGTTCTACTGGTGGGGTAGTTGAGCCAATCCTTTCGAGTGATGTGAAGCAGTGTTGTTCACTAAGTGATGAAGTGGGATCACAAGTTGATTTGGTGTTGGAGGATAATAAGGAGGATACTTGTGtgatttcaaattcaaagagtGTAATAAGTAAATTGGAACATGAGGGAGGGAGTACAATGCCGGATTGGGAGAGCCAGTTGAGTGAGTGGTCTTTGCCTACGGAATTTGGGAAGAAAAGGAAGCACCATCTTCGTGCACAAAAGCGGCATTTTGTACCAAGaaacttgaagtatgcacCTGTTAAAAGGAATTCGGGTTTATCTAAGCGTTTGTGTCATTATGAACCTTTTGATATATGCTTGTCTGCTCTTCAAGATTCTTGTAATGCAAGAATGATGGAAGAAGAGGATATGTTAGAATTTGCTAATCCAGAACGCATGGTGGAATGTACAGATCCAATAGTACTTAGGCCAGGGATGGTCTTCCTGAAAAATTATGTGAGCCTCAGTGAACAG GTTGAAATCATAAGGACATGTCGGGAGCTTGGTTTAGGCCCTAGGGGGTTTTATCAACCAGTTTTCCAGCAAGGAGCAAAACTTTGTCTGCAGATGATGTGCCTGGGCCTGAATTGGGATCCTGAAACTAGGAAATATGAAGATATACGACCAATAGATGGCACTGGGCCTCCTACTATTCCTAATGAATTTAGTTTGCTGGTTGAAAGAGCAATGCAAGAAGCACATGCCCATCTCAAAGATAAAATCGGATGTAGCAGTGTAGAAAAAGTGCTCCCTTCGATGACTCCAAACATATGCATCACCAACTTTTACACAACTAGTGGAAGGCTTGGTCTTCATCAG GATCGTGATGAAAGCAAAGAGTCTCTCCAAAAAGGATTACCTGTCGTCTCAATATCTATAGGTGATTCTGCAGATTTCCTCTATGGGGATCAGAGAGATATTAAAAAGGCAGAGAGTGTTGTTTTGGAATCAGGAGATGTGTTAATATTCGGTGGTCTTTCAAGACTTATATTTCATGGTGTAACATCCATCATACCAAACTCAGCTCCAAATAATTTGCTGGAAGAAACTAGGCTTCGTCCTGGCCGTCTGAATCTTACCTTCAGACAGTATTAG